One [Clostridium] saccharolyticum WM1 DNA segment encodes these proteins:
- a CDS encoding PAS domain S-box protein, translated as MTNEGIEKLFMQSPLGYAYYEIVFGNTEHTQEYVLAEANNAFFDIWGLDKEKSLQKNISLLLKDKTEAPAWSTFHESLGMAEKDRHFTVTIGKHRFKVTVYNPSPNSVVTIFDEITEIYRELESQREKNETLSQEIEVFFNSTQDGLFFLKYTNGEFRYIRNNAVHQKLTGMTPPLMEGKTPREAMGDEVGRVLQEGYMKCIASGNSMMYEETVEFMGGSRDWLVQLTPVKVNGEVSYIFGSRLDITELKKLREDKERLLNNLNSMFTEHSAVMLIIDMTTGKILNANPSACKFYGYTREEILTMRIQDMSETSNDVIKLMRVQALNHETPYSLFTHRLKNGEIKMVDVYSSPITYEGENQLFSIIFDVSDREKFRYDLYWDNELLSVTLNSIGDGVVTTDNEGNITYLNQAAQEITGWNNETAAARPFEKIFDLRNETTGEAISNPVSAVLRTGKIVGLANHTVLLNRQGDFIPITDSAAPIKDQTGHVYGVVMVFHDVSNEKRQQRRIMYLSYHDSLTGIFNRRYMEEEMIRMDKSSMLPITVIMGDVNGLKVTNDVFGHKTGDLLLKEVAKTFQRTIQKNGITARWGGDEFLVLLPNTDTVQAQKIIQTLEEEFRKNHRLPLQISVSLGFDVKHSEYDQLHQVLQKAEELMYHKKLLEGKSWRNRIINTLLATLHEKSMETEEHALRIETYCIAMAEKMNLTSEEKNDLSLLSILHDIGKVGISMEILKKTGPLNEEEWKEIKRHPEIGYRIAQNTTELFTVSEHILAHQERWDGTGYPRGLKETEIPLLCRILAVADAYDAMTSDRVYRKAMDSQKAMEEISRCAGTQFDPQIAQLFLELNQLC; from the coding sequence ATGACAAATGAGGGAATAGAGAAACTTTTCATGCAGTCGCCATTGGGTTATGCCTATTACGAAATTGTCTTTGGGAACACGGAACACACACAGGAATATGTTCTGGCAGAAGCAAATAATGCCTTTTTTGATATCTGGGGCCTTGATAAGGAAAAATCACTGCAAAAGAACATATCCCTGCTTCTGAAGGATAAAACAGAAGCCCCCGCATGGAGTACGTTTCATGAAAGTCTTGGAATGGCAGAAAAGGACAGACATTTTACCGTAACCATAGGGAAACACCGCTTTAAGGTCACCGTTTATAATCCCTCACCTAACAGCGTGGTGACAATTTTTGACGAAATCACGGAAATTTATAGGGAATTGGAGTCTCAAAGAGAGAAAAATGAAACCCTGAGCCAGGAAATTGAAGTTTTTTTCAACAGCACCCAGGATGGATTATTTTTTCTGAAATATACGAACGGTGAATTCCGTTATATCCGAAACAATGCGGTCCATCAGAAATTGACCGGAATGACCCCCCCTCTCATGGAAGGTAAGACGCCCAGAGAAGCAATGGGGGATGAGGTGGGTCGTGTTTTGCAGGAGGGATACATGAAATGCATCGCCTCCGGAAACAGCATGATGTACGAAGAAACCGTAGAATTCATGGGAGGCAGCCGGGACTGGCTGGTCCAGCTCACCCCGGTAAAAGTAAACGGTGAAGTTTCCTACATTTTCGGATCACGCCTTGATATTACAGAATTAAAAAAACTGCGGGAGGATAAGGAGCGTCTCCTTAATAATTTAAATTCCATGTTTACGGAGCACTCAGCCGTCATGCTGATCATTGACATGACAACCGGGAAAATCTTGAATGCCAATCCATCGGCCTGTAAGTTTTACGGCTACACCAGGGAAGAGATTTTAACAATGCGAATTCAGGACATGAGTGAAACCTCCAATGACGTCATCAAGCTTATGCGCGTTCAGGCTCTTAATCATGAAACGCCTTATTCCCTGTTTACCCACCGCTTAAAAAACGGGGAAATCAAAATGGTGGACGTGTATTCCAGCCCCATTACCTATGAAGGGGAAAACCAGCTTTTCTCCATCATTTTTGATGTTTCTGACCGTGAGAAATTCAGATATGACCTTTACTGGGACAATGAATTGTTAAGCGTTACCCTTAACTCCATTGGGGATGGAGTGGTTACCACGGATAACGAAGGGAACATCACCTATTTAAATCAGGCGGCTCAGGAGATCACCGGCTGGAATAATGAAACAGCCGCCGCAAGGCCATTTGAGAAAATATTCGATCTAAGAAATGAAACAACCGGAGAAGCCATCTCAAATCCGGTCAGTGCGGTATTGCGGACCGGTAAAATTGTGGGGCTTGCCAATCATACCGTCCTTTTAAACAGACAAGGGGACTTTATTCCCATTACAGACAGTGCTGCTCCCATCAAAGACCAAACGGGACATGTATACGGAGTTGTCATGGTATTTCACGATGTAAGCAATGAAAAAAGGCAGCAGCGAAGAATCATGTATTTAAGCTATCATGATTCCTTAACGGGAATTTTTAACCGCAGGTACATGGAAGAAGAGATGATCCGGATGGACAAGTCCTCTATGCTTCCGATTACGGTGATCATGGGGGATGTAAATGGACTGAAGGTGACCAACGATGTTTTCGGCCATAAAACAGGCGACCTTCTTTTAAAGGAAGTTGCAAAAACATTCCAACGTACCATTCAGAAAAATGGGATCACCGCCCGATGGGGAGGGGACGAATTCCTGGTCCTGCTGCCCAATACCGATACCGTCCAGGCTCAGAAAATCATACAAACTCTGGAGGAAGAATTCAGGAAAAACCACCGCCTTCCCCTGCAGATCAGCGTGTCTTTGGGATTTGACGTAAAGCACAGTGAATACGACCAACTCCATCAGGTGCTGCAAAAAGCGGAGGAACTGATGTATCACAAAAAGCTCTTGGAAGGAAAAAGCTGGCGCAACCGCATTATAAATACTTTATTGGCAACCCTCCATGAAAAAAGTATGGAAACGGAGGAGCATGCTTTAAGAATCGAAACCTATTGCATTGCTATGGCCGAAAAAATGAACCTGACTTCTGAAGAAAAAAACGATCTGTCCCTTTTATCCATTCTCCACGACATCGGAAAAGTGGGGATCAGTATGGAGATCCTGAAAAAAACCGGCCCCTTAAATGAGGAAGAATGGAAAGAGATCAAACGCCACCCGGAAATCGGTTACCGGATCGCCCAGAATACTACGGAGCTTTTCACCGTGTCCGAACATATCCTCGCCCATCAGGAAAGATGGGATGGAACCGGTTATCCCAGAGGTTTAAAGGAAACTGAGATCCCGCTGCTATGCCGTATTCTGGCGGTTGCAGACGCCTATGATGCTATGACAAGTGACCGGGTTTACCGCAAAGCAATGGACAGTCAGAAAGCAATGGAGGAAATCAGCCGCTGCGCAGGCACACAGTTTGATCCTCAGATCGCCCAGTTGTTTTTGGAGCTGAACCAACTCTGCTGA
- a CDS encoding FAD-binding oxidoreductase, which translates to MNTCNFNGLTGRVVTPDDPYYNELRQVYNRSVQKFPLAIVYCLNQNDVSNAVLWARKYHICLRIRNGGHNYEGYSTGNDVLDIDLSEMNQITIDEDAHLLHVQGGVTNKQLYEFVSSKGYPFPGGTCPSVGVSGYALGGGFGLSCRYFGLGCDSLLEIRMVNYEGCMVNASSQENADLFWACRGAGGGNFGVIVSMTFRLPHKVNKVTIIDIRYPHADQEKQSLFLQTWQDWLKDADQRVTLISRIYNSLYEGLAIIARGIFYGPPEAALGIIAPLLELGGVKYSLKYVTFLEAVTIIGDFYPPYEKFKSASRFALRDFSNCESLKIAGLIKERAEGSVYASISFYALGGKVAEVDEEETAFFYRKANYIVWLDTVFDEHKCKNAAWIADRFRYLESVTKGSYVNFPYACLPCYLEEYYGSHVCRLKKVKEKYDPFNIFTFPQGIGGFYDTNFTASKCCIPSR; encoded by the coding sequence ATGAACACCTGTAACTTTAACGGGCTTACCGGTCGTGTTGTAACTCCAGACGACCCTTATTATAATGAATTAAGACAAGTATATAACAGGTCGGTCCAAAAATTCCCCCTGGCCATCGTCTACTGCCTGAATCAGAATGACGTAAGCAATGCGGTTTTATGGGCAAGGAAATATCACATCTGCCTGCGGATCCGAAACGGAGGCCATAACTACGAAGGCTACTCTACCGGCAATGATGTACTTGACATTGATTTAAGCGAAATGAACCAGATTACCATTGATGAAGACGCCCATTTGCTTCACGTTCAGGGAGGCGTAACAAACAAGCAGCTATATGAATTCGTCTCATCAAAAGGTTACCCTTTCCCAGGCGGAACCTGCCCCTCAGTGGGGGTGAGCGGGTATGCTTTAGGCGGAGGCTTCGGACTTTCCTGCCGATATTTTGGACTTGGCTGCGACAGTCTTTTGGAAATCCGGATGGTCAATTACGAAGGATGCATGGTGAACGCCAGTTCCCAGGAAAATGCCGATTTATTTTGGGCATGCCGGGGAGCCGGCGGAGGTAACTTTGGTGTGATCGTTTCCATGACCTTCCGTCTTCCTCATAAAGTAAATAAAGTCACAATCATTGATATCAGATATCCTCATGCAGACCAGGAAAAGCAGTCTTTGTTTCTGCAGACCTGGCAGGACTGGCTAAAGGATGCAGACCAGAGAGTCACTTTGATCTCAAGGATTTACAACTCTCTATATGAAGGACTTGCAATCATCGCACGGGGGATTTTTTACGGACCTCCTGAAGCAGCCCTGGGAATCATTGCCCCTCTTTTAGAGCTTGGAGGCGTAAAATACAGTTTAAAATATGTGACCTTTTTGGAAGCTGTCACGATAATCGGGGATTTTTATCCACCGTATGAAAAATTCAAGTCAGCAAGCCGTTTTGCCTTGCGGGACTTTAGTAACTGCGAAAGCTTAAAAATAGCCGGGCTTATTAAGGAACGGGCCGAAGGTTCCGTTTATGCCAGCATTTCCTTTTATGCCCTCGGAGGTAAGGTCGCTGAGGTGGATGAGGAGGAAACCGCTTTCTTCTACCGTAAGGCAAACTATATTGTCTGGCTTGATACCGTATTTGATGAACACAAATGTAAAAATGCTGCCTGGATCGCCGACCGATTCAGATATTTGGAATCGGTGACCAAGGGATCCTATGTGAATTTCCCCTATGCATGCCTTCCCTGCTATCTTGAAGAATACTATGGCAGCCATGTCTGCAGATTAAAAAAGGTAAAGGAAAAATATGACCCATTTAACATTTTTACCTTTCCTCAGGGAATCGGCGGTTTTTATGACACAAATTTTACAGCATCAAAATGCTGTATCCCCTCCCGGTAA
- a CDS encoding MarR family winged helix-turn-helix transcriptional regulator, whose protein sequence is MDYEKLKLENQLCFPLYACSREIIRRYKPFLDEIGLTYTQYIAMMVLWERKQVTVKKMGELLYLDSGTLTPLLKKMEAAGLLRRSRAREDERSVIIELSEKGEKLKDQAVTIPDRMFQCIPVNEEESRDLYRLLYQILGQAGKNIEK, encoded by the coding sequence ATGGACTATGAGAAATTAAAGCTGGAAAACCAGCTTTGCTTTCCGCTTTATGCCTGCTCCCGTGAGATCATCAGAAGATATAAGCCGTTTCTTGATGAGATCGGGCTGACCTATACCCAGTATATCGCTATGATGGTATTGTGGGAGCGGAAGCAGGTTACCGTTAAGAAGATGGGAGAGCTTCTGTATCTGGACAGCGGCACCCTGACTCCATTGTTAAAAAAAATGGAAGCAGCCGGTCTGCTTAGACGGAGCCGTGCCAGGGAAGACGAGAGAAGCGTGATCATTGAGCTGTCGGAAAAGGGAGAGAAATTAAAGGATCAGGCCGTAACCATCCCTGACCGGATGTTTCAGTGTATTCCCGTGAATGAAGAGGAATCCAGGGATTTATACCGGCTGCTGTATCAAATCCTAGGCCAGGCAGGTAAGAATATCGAAAAGTAA
- a CDS encoding glutathione peroxidase, which produces MSVYDFTVKEMNGTEKHLSDYAGKVLLIVNSATICGFTPQYTDLQAMYDEYKGKGFEILDFPCNQFGNQAPGENDEIHSFCTGRFGVTFPQFAKIDVNGENAIPLYRYLVNEKGFEGFDPGHALTSRLEQKFEAVNPNYKKEPDIKWNFTKFLVDRQGNVVRRFEPTADRKAVEESVKNLL; this is translated from the coding sequence ATGTCTGTTTATGATTTTACAGTAAAGGAAATGAATGGTACAGAGAAGCACTTGTCCGATTATGCAGGAAAGGTGCTGTTGATTGTAAATTCGGCTACGATTTGTGGGTTTACTCCCCAGTATACGGATCTTCAGGCCATGTATGATGAATATAAAGGCAAAGGATTTGAGATTCTGGATTTTCCCTGTAACCAGTTCGGGAACCAGGCTCCCGGCGAAAATGATGAAATTCATTCCTTTTGTACCGGACGCTTTGGGGTTACCTTCCCTCAGTTTGCAAAGATCGACGTCAATGGAGAGAATGCGATTCCCCTGTACCGTTACCTGGTAAATGAAAAAGGCTTTGAGGGCTTTGATCCGGGACATGCCTTAACTTCCCGTCTGGAACAGAAGTTTGAAGCGGTTAATCCCAACTACAAAAAGGAACCGGATATTAAGTGGAACTTCACCAAATTCCTTGTGGACCGTCAGGGAAATGTAGTCAGGCGTTTTGAGCCCACTGCCGATAGGAAGGCTGTGGAGGAAAGTGTGAAGAATTTATTATGA
- a CDS encoding FAD-dependent oxidoreductase, with the protein MKKIVIIGGVAGGASCAARLRRLDEEANIIMLERGDYISYANCGLPYHIGDVIKSRDALLLQTPEAMKQKYGIDVRVKNEVSSIDRENKKLSVRRLDSGEIYEETYDTLVISTGSSPVRPPIPGIGSSRIQTLWTVPDTDRIRALIKESNIKTAAVIGGGFIGLEMAENLRHAGLSVSLIEMLDQVMTPVDYEMAQLLHEHILQNGVDLHLEDGVAGFEDQDDAVAITLKSGKILSAELVILSIGVRPNSQLAKAAGLSVNERGGIVVDDYLRTSDPDIYAVGDVIQVEDFIFQEPAMIPLAGPANKQGRIAANNIAGAKESYEKTQGTSVAKVFDLAVASTGANEKALIRRGLEKGKDYESILITQNSHAGYYPGAVPITLKLLFSTDGKKIFGAQIIGRDGVDKRIDTLAVAIRLGGGISELKSLELAYAPPFSSAKDPVNMAGFVAENLITGKVAFSAWDEVEQNPDAVLLDVRETAELMTFSLPNGTHIPLGQLRNRIKELDPSREIIVFCAIGVRAYNAARILMQNGFHNVRLYPGGVKFYQSTHYQADAVVPSGADEFSDSGQRKTENIPTLAMRLDCSGMQCPGPIMKVFETMKEMPHGSVMEVSASDPGFSRDIGAWCRRTGNELMACEHRGNDYVALVKKGSPVSPVIKETAEGKTLIVFSGDLDKVLASFIIANGAAAMGRPVTMFFTFWGLTALRKEEKQPVRKSLMESMFGAMLPRGSKKLKLSKMNMGGMGTAMMKKIMNDKHVDSLETLIQKAMKSGVKIVACTMSMDVMGIHREELIEGVELGGVGAYLGDAEESNVNLFI; encoded by the coding sequence ATGAAAAAAATAGTGATTATCGGCGGAGTCGCAGGCGGTGCCAGTTGTGCCGCCAGGCTGCGCAGACTTGATGAGGAGGCAAACATCATCATGCTGGAACGTGGGGATTATATTTCCTACGCCAACTGCGGCCTTCCTTATCATATAGGCGATGTGATCAAATCCAGGGATGCGTTATTGCTTCAGACACCGGAAGCCATGAAGCAAAAGTATGGAATTGATGTCAGAGTAAAAAACGAAGTTTCTTCGATTGACAGGGAGAACAAGAAACTCTCCGTCAGACGGCTGGATTCCGGAGAAATTTATGAGGAGACCTATGATACCTTAGTCATTTCCACCGGTTCCTCACCGGTCCGCCCGCCCATTCCCGGTATCGGCTCTTCCCGGATCCAGACCCTTTGGACGGTCCCTGACACTGACCGGATCCGGGCTCTTATAAAGGAAAGCAATATCAAGACGGCGGCTGTCATCGGCGGCGGCTTCATCGGCCTTGAGATGGCTGAAAATCTCCGTCATGCAGGACTTTCTGTTTCCCTTATTGAAATGCTTGATCAGGTTATGACGCCAGTGGACTATGAAATGGCCCAGCTTCTTCATGAGCACATTCTGCAAAACGGCGTGGACCTTCATTTGGAAGATGGAGTCGCCGGATTTGAAGACCAGGATGACGCGGTAGCTATTACTTTAAAAAGCGGGAAGATCCTTTCCGCAGAGCTGGTTATCCTTTCCATCGGCGTCCGGCCTAACAGCCAGCTGGCAAAAGCAGCCGGCCTTTCCGTCAATGAGCGGGGAGGCATTGTGGTTGATGATTATTTAAGGACCTCTGACCCGGACATTTATGCCGTTGGAGATGTGATCCAGGTGGAGGACTTTATTTTCCAGGAGCCTGCCATGATCCCACTTGCCGGTCCTGCGAATAAACAGGGGCGCATTGCCGCCAATAATATTGCAGGAGCAAAGGAATCCTATGAAAAGACCCAGGGTACCTCCGTTGCAAAGGTTTTTGATCTGGCAGTGGCTTCTACCGGAGCCAATGAAAAGGCACTGATCCGGCGGGGCCTTGAAAAAGGAAAGGACTATGAAAGCATTCTTATTACCCAGAATTCCCATGCCGGTTATTATCCCGGTGCAGTTCCCATAACCCTGAAGCTTCTTTTTTCCACCGACGGAAAGAAAATCTTCGGAGCCCAGATCATAGGCAGGGATGGCGTTGACAAACGGATCGATACCCTGGCTGTTGCTATCCGCCTTGGCGGGGGGATTTCTGAACTAAAGAGTCTGGAGCTTGCCTATGCACCTCCCTTCTCCTCTGCAAAAGACCCGGTCAACATGGCTGGCTTTGTGGCCGAAAACCTGATTACCGGAAAAGTCGCATTTTCAGCCTGGGATGAAGTGGAGCAGAATCCGGATGCAGTGCTACTTGATGTAAGGGAAACTGCGGAGCTGATGACCTTCTCCCTTCCTAATGGAACGCACATCCCTCTGGGACAGTTAAGAAACCGCATAAAGGAATTAGATCCTTCCAGAGAAATTATCGTCTTCTGTGCCATTGGAGTCCGGGCATACAATGCCGCCCGCATTCTGATGCAGAACGGATTCCATAACGTCAGGCTTTATCCCGGCGGAGTTAAGTTCTATCAGTCCACCCATTACCAGGCTGATGCAGTGGTGCCTTCCGGCGCCGACGAGTTTTCCGACAGCGGCCAGAGGAAGACGGAAAATATCCCTACTCTGGCCATGCGCTTAGATTGCAGCGGCATGCAATGCCCCGGTCCCATTATGAAGGTGTTTGAAACCATGAAGGAAATGCCCCATGGGTCCGTCATGGAAGTATCCGCCTCTGATCCCGGTTTTTCCCGGGACATCGGTGCCTGGTGCAGACGCACCGGAAATGAGCTGATGGCCTGCGAGCATCGGGGAAATGATTACGTTGCCCTGGTGAAAAAAGGCAGTCCGGTTTCCCCTGTCATCAAGGAAACCGCCGAAGGAAAGACCCTGATCGTTTTTTCCGGTGATCTTGACAAGGTATTGGCAAGCTTCATCATTGCCAACGGAGCCGCTGCTATGGGCAGACCTGTTACTATGTTCTTTACCTTCTGGGGATTGACGGCTTTAAGGAAGGAAGAAAAACAGCCGGTCCGAAAGTCACTGATGGAATCCATGTTCGGTGCCATGCTTCCCAGAGGAAGTAAAAAATTAAAGCTGTCAAAAATGAATATGGGCGGTATGGGAACTGCCATGATGAAAAAAATCATGAATGACAAGCATGTGGATTCACTGGAAACCCTGATCCAAAAGGCCATGAAATCCGGAGTAAAAATCGTGGCCTGCACCATGAGTATGGATGTTATGGGGATTCATCGGGAGGAATTGATCGAAGGAGTAGAGCTTGGAGGTGTTGGCGCCTATCTGGGAGATGCGGAAGAATCCAATGTAAACTTATTCATATAG
- a CDS encoding cytidylate kinase-like family protein gives MNEKKNLVITIGRQYGSGGRMVGKALAEELGIHFYDEEILSITSEQSAVGEVFFRLADEKAGSNLLYKIVSGLKPQLGKPSMDADIVKPENLFRFQSQVIKELASQESCIIAGRCGDYILGREKEAFPGLVKIFVYADTETLIRRTMEVDKVDEKEATKRVKKINRERKEYYRYYTGGNWEDWNNYDLIINTSCIDLEQTAILIKDYIKLRGIEL, from the coding sequence ATGAATGAAAAGAAAAATCTGGTCATCACCATAGGAAGGCAATACGGCAGCGGCGGCCGAATGGTAGGAAAAGCTCTGGCAGAGGAGTTGGGAATTCATTTTTATGATGAAGAGATTTTATCTATCACATCGGAACAAAGTGCCGTTGGAGAGGTGTTTTTCCGCCTGGCGGATGAAAAAGCAGGAAGTAATCTGCTATATAAAATCGTAAGCGGTTTAAAGCCGCAGCTTGGAAAGCCCTCTATGGATGCGGATATCGTCAAGCCGGAAAACTTATTCCGGTTCCAGTCCCAGGTCATTAAGGAACTGGCATCACAGGAGTCCTGCATCATTGCCGGCCGGTGCGGGGATTACATCTTAGGCCGTGAAAAGGAAGCATTTCCCGGCCTTGTAAAGATCTTTGTTTATGCGGATACGGAAACCCTTATCAGACGTACCATGGAGGTTGATAAGGTTGATGAGAAGGAAGCGACAAAACGGGTAAAGAAGATCAACCGGGAACGGAAGGAGTACTACCGCTATTATACAGGCGGCAACTGGGAGGATTGGAACAATTATGATCTGATCATAAATACCAGCTGCATTGATCTGGAACAGACGGCTATACTGATCAAGGATTATATTAAGCTCAGGGGCATTGAGCTATAA
- a CDS encoding galactokinase, with product MKVSDTIQMLESKESKKLMTALYGEDAVRENIERYQSLVRNFQTKFPGEDVVLFSSPGRTEISGNHTDHNHGKVLAGSINLDCVGAAAKNNSRKVNIISETYNQSFEIDLDDLDPSDKKAGTIDLVKGLLKGFLEAGYEIGGFDACITSNVISAAGVSSSASFEMLLCSILNTFFNKGAMDTVAYAHIGRFSENVYWDKASGLLDQMACAVGGLITIDFKDPAVPVVEKIDFDFGSKNHSLIIVNTGKGHADLSAEYSSVPAEMKKAAEFFGKEVCAEITEKDVIDHLQEVRDYAGDRSVLRALHFFEENKRVDAEVAALKEDRFEDFLMNITESGNSSWKWLQNCFTNTSYQEQGITIALALTELFLAEKKKGACRIHGGGFAGVIMTMLPNELVDEYISYIEKAMGEGNAYRMSIRPYGAICFNEIMNQL from the coding sequence ATGAAAGTAAGTGATACGATTCAGATGCTGGAATCAAAAGAGTCTAAAAAGCTTATGACCGCTTTATACGGAGAAGATGCGGTCAGGGAGAACATTGAACGCTATCAGAGCCTTGTGAGGAATTTCCAGACGAAATTTCCAGGGGAAGATGTAGTGCTTTTTTCCTCACCGGGCCGTACAGAGATCAGCGGAAACCATACGGATCATAACCATGGAAAAGTCCTGGCCGGAAGCATAAATTTAGACTGCGTGGGAGCGGCTGCTAAAAACAACAGCAGGAAAGTGAATATTATCAGTGAAACCTATAACCAGAGCTTTGAAATCGATCTGGATGATTTGGACCCAAGTGATAAAAAGGCAGGGACCATTGATTTGGTAAAGGGGCTTTTAAAAGGCTTTTTGGAAGCAGGGTATGAAATCGGCGGTTTTGATGCCTGCATCACCAGCAATGTCATCAGTGCTGCAGGAGTCAGCTCATCCGCTTCCTTTGAAATGCTGCTTTGCTCTATTTTAAATACATTCTTTAATAAAGGTGCCATGGATACCGTGGCTTATGCCCATATCGGCCGGTTCTCGGAAAATGTGTACTGGGACAAGGCTTCCGGTCTTTTGGACCAGATGGCATGTGCGGTAGGAGGACTCATTACCATAGATTTTAAGGATCCGGCAGTTCCGGTCGTGGAGAAAATTGATTTTGATTTCGGTTCTAAAAACCACAGCCTGATTATTGTAAACACAGGAAAAGGACATGCAGATTTAAGTGCTGAATATTCCTCGGTTCCGGCGGAAATGAAAAAGGCCGCTGAATTCTTTGGAAAAGAAGTCTGTGCCGAGATCACGGAAAAAGATGTTATCGATCATTTGCAGGAGGTCAGGGACTATGCCGGTGACCGATCGGTACTTCGTGCCCTTCATTTCTTTGAAGAGAATAAGCGGGTGGACGCAGAAGTAGCTGCTTTAAAGGAAGACCGGTTTGAAGACTTTTTAATGAATATTACCGAATCCGGCAATTCCTCATGGAAATGGCTTCAGAACTGTTTTACCAATACCAGCTATCAGGAACAGGGAATTACCATTGCCCTGGCGCTTACCGAGCTTTTCCTGGCTGAAAAGAAGAAGGGTGCATGCAGGATACACGGAGGAGGATTTGCAGGCGTTATCATGACCATGCTGCCCAACGAGCTGGTGGATGAATACATTTCCTATATAGAGAAAGCCATGGGAGAAGGCAATGCTTACCGGATGAGCATCAGGCCATATGGAGCCATCTGTTTCAACGAGATTATGAATCAATTATAA
- a CDS encoding TIGR01212 family radical SAM protein (This family includes YhcC from E. coli K-12, an uncharacterized radical SAM protein.) — MLWNDKPYHSLDYEMKRQYGQKVYKLALDGGMTCPNRDGTLGTGGCIFCSGGGSGEFAESLAPHLSVSQQIQSARSRIQGKIKPESSRFIAYFQSYTNTYAPLSYLKELFTQAISHPDVAILSIATRPDCLPPPVLQLLQELNQIKPVWVELGLQTIHESTAKHIRRGYSLPVFSEAYRNLKESGLTVIAHVILGLPGETREMILETVDYLAHLGKHGVDGIKLQLLHVLQGTDLAEEYKMGLVPVCTLEEYVDLVIDCIAILPPEVVIHRISGDGPKKLLLAPLWSGHKKLVLGTLAKRLKERGICQGDRYLV, encoded by the coding sequence ATGTTGTGGAACGACAAACCTTACCATTCCCTGGATTATGAAATGAAAAGGCAATACGGGCAAAAGGTTTATAAGCTGGCACTTGACGGAGGCATGACCTGTCCAAACCGGGATGGGACCCTGGGAACCGGCGGATGTATCTTCTGCAGCGGCGGCGGGTCCGGAGAATTTGCCGAATCCCTGGCCCCCCACCTTTCCGTAAGCCAGCAGATCCAATCTGCCCGCAGCAGGATACAGGGAAAAATAAAACCGGAATCCAGCCGGTTCATCGCCTACTTCCAATCTTATACCAATACCTACGCTCCCCTGTCCTATTTAAAAGAGCTGTTCACCCAGGCTATTTCCCATCCGGATGTGGCAATTCTCTCCATTGCCACCCGACCCGACTGCCTTCCTCCCCCTGTCCTTCAACTGTTGCAAGAATTAAACCAGATCAAGCCTGTATGGGTGGAGTTGGGACTTCAGACCATCCACGAATCCACAGCAAAGCATATCCGGAGAGGATATTCTCTTCCTGTGTTTTCTGAAGCTTACCGCAATTTAAAGGAAAGCGGCCTTACTGTCATTGCTCATGTTATTTTAGGGCTTCCAGGAGAAACCAGGGAAATGATTCTGGAAACCGTTGACTATCTGGCCCATCTTGGAAAACATGGGGTCGACGGGATCAAGCTTCAGCTTCTTCATGTGCTCCAGGGCACTGACCTGGCCGAAGAATATAAAATGGGCCTGGTTCCTGTCTGTACCCTGGAAGAATACGTGGATCTGGTAATCGACTGCATCGCCATCCTCCCTCCGGAAGTGGTCATACACCGGATCAGCGGGGATGGGCCGAAAAAGCTGCTTCTGGCTCCTTTATGGAGCGGTCATAAGAAGCTGGTCCTGGGCACTCTGGCAAAGCGGCTAAAAGAACGAGGCATCTGCCAGGGAGACAGATACCTCGTGTGA